AGACAAATTATCATAATTTTGCCAgggttaaaaagaaaagtaaatcccAAGGTACCAGAAATAAAGAATCAATTGTAAGCCAGAGCAGAAAGTGTCTAGCCCAACAAAGCCTTGAGACAATTACCAGAGTTGCATTAGTTCAGATAGATTAAATGTCTTATCTTCATCTTAGAAGATGCTAAATTTCTTATTCAGCAGAATTGAAACACATGTACATATGCACAAAGGGCTGTCAACTTGGAAATTAAGGAATTCATGATGCAAATGAATGTATAAATACAAATACAAGAGGCTTTTGACACCTTGGAATCCATGTGTTAGAGGCAGAACTTCTAGGGGTCATCTAGGGGTCCCTGAAATGAGGCATAGAGCAGAGCAGATCATGGACATGATCAAAGACTAGATTTCTGTTGTGTGACATTTTCCAGTGTATCTTCACAACTAGGTCACTATTTTTTCCTCAGTATTTCCAGCCATTCCCCTTCAGTCAGATGTGCCCTCAATCATCTGTTTCATTTTTGACTATGGTTGGTAAAATCTAGGTAAAGAATGTGTGATTGATTTGTTCacaaattatttattgagcatgtatcATGGGACACTGTTGCAGCAACTTGTAAGTACTTCAGTGAGCATAGATCTTTGCCCTCACTGCCTTCTATCAATAGCAAAGAACAATCATacaacgtttaaaaaaaaaaaaaaaaacagcaaaagggAAGCAGATCATGCTGAACATGCCCTGCCTGAGATGGTGTTTGAATAAAAAGATTTAGCCATGATTTTATGGAAGAAGTGCATTTTAGATAGAGAGCAGCAATAACAAAGGTCCTAAGGGAAGTACGCAAGCTGCACTGGAGGAACAGCGAAGGCGGCCAGTGTGGGACACACAGTGAGCAGGAGGGAGACTCGGAACTGAATGAGGTGGAGTGGAGAGCTGTAGACCACTGTAAGGTCTTTAACTTTTATAGGTAGGAAGCCATCTAAAccatcctttcagttcagtccagtcatgtccgactctttgcgaccccatgaatcgcagcacgccaggcctccctgtccatcaccaactcccggagttcactcagactcacgtccatcaagtcagtgatgccatccagccatctcatcctctgtcgtccccttctcctcctgcccccaatccctcccagcatcagagtcttttccaatgagtcagctctttgcatgaggtggccaaagtactggagctttagctttagcatcattccttccaaacaccacccaggactgatttcctttaggatggactggttggatcttgcagtccaagggactctcaagagtcttctccaacaccacagttcaaaagcatcaattcttcggcgctcagctttcttcacagtccaactctcacatccatacaggaccactggaaaaaccatagccttgactagacggacctttgttggcaaagcaatgcctctgcttttgaatatgctatctaggttggtcataactttccttccaaggagtaagcgtattttaatgtcatggctgcagtcaccatctgcagtgattttggaaccccaaaaaataaagtctgacactgtttccccatttatttcccatgaagtgacgggaccagatgccatgatcttagttttctgaatgttgagctttaagccaactttttcactctcctctttcactttcatcaagaggcttttgagttcctcttcactttctgccataagggtggtgtcatctgcatatctgaggttattgttatttctcccgacaatctttattccagcttgtgcttcttccagcccagcatttctcatgatgtactctgcacataagttaaattagcagggtgacaatatacagccttgacgtactccttttcctatttggaaccagtctgttatttaGAAAGACCGTTAAAGGATCACTGGCTATGAGAATAGACTGGAATAGGTGAGGAGACACAAATGAGGCAAAACAAAGACCAATTTGGAGGTCACTGGAATCACCCAGGCAAGACACAGATGTCTCCTACAAGGGTAGTAGTAGAGATGGTTGAGATTTTAGATGGAAATCAAGATTGGATGAAGGATGTGAGGAATTCAGTACTCTCTGAAAAGCTTCTGAATGGCAATGCCATCAACTGAGGAGTTGATACTAGAGGCAAGGAGCCCCAGGTCATCTCTAGGCATGCTTTAAAGTTCAGAGAAAAGACCAGGCCAGCAACCAGCTaaggaaagaaaatcagtccAGTGTGGTGGTTGGTGTTATCTTGCCACCAACTGAACAAAGTGTTTCAAATGTTGATTAGATTTAGCCTTGCGCAAAATGTTGGTGGCTAATGAGTGGCTGAAGAGTGAAGACAAAAGCCTGGCAGGCATCACCTATCATAGCAGTTTGTGTGATATAGTAACAGATCATAGCATCATCTTATACCATGAAGTTTTAACATGAAACTAATAAATGCTTTAGACTTAAGTTCCAGATTACAGTACGTTTAAAGGAAGAGTTTAATGACATTAATTAACGACAAATATTCAATAAGATGACAAGTTTAGTTGTTCCAGAAAGTCAGAATCTTAACTGAATTCTGCTTTAGGGAGGAAGAAAAGCTGCAAAAGACATTTTGAGGACAAATGGGAAAACCTGAATATGGATTAGATGTTAAATTAGGAAAGCATTCCTTTAAGTAggaggtaaaagaatccacctgctagtgcaggagacctgggttcaatccgtgggtcagaaaaatgacaacccactccaagtcttgttgggaaatcccatggacagaggagcctggtgggctacgtgtTCTTAAACAATATACATACAAAGCAAAAAGGGCAGAATAATTGTTCCCTTTAAGAGGATTGTTGGACTGTATTTTTAGCTTttgattttctaataaaaattgaCCAAAAAAGTGGGAGAATAGAAGTTTAGAAAATTCTCCTGAGTTTTGTTCTAAAGATTATAGAACACAAAAATAGGTAATACCTAAAGAGGGATTATAGGATGAAAAGACTTAGTCTTTTGTCAAGTTTTTTATGAGAattatatataaaaggaaaatgggTGCAGGAGAGAGGACTGTTGGCCCTACCTTTGAATGAGCTAATGCTCCCCAGCTGGGGCAAAGGTAGGCGCACATAACTGCTGGAGCCCTATCTGTGAGTAGACAGGGACAGGCTCATCAGGTGTTTTAGCAGGATATTCACTTATTAACACCAGTTACTATGTAATTTTGAAGTAAGGGAGTAACCCAAAAAAGGCAGATACAATCATTTCCAACCTTGGATCAGCTGGGGAACATGTCAAACAGATTCTGACAGTCTTCACCTCCCCTCAGTCTTCTAAAGCAGTCTCTAGGGGGTAGAACCTGTAAAGAGCTCCAGTTAATGTTGCTGATGCAATAAATATCTCATTTGGAAACCATTTTCTTTAGGATATAAGTTCTTGCAATAGGCCAAAGATAGcattgatatttttaaacttactatatttttttcacattgcCTGTGCCTGTTTTTCCTATACAGAGAATTATATCCAGTGATTTACCCTAGTTACATTACAGTAACCGAGTACAGCACAATACCAGCACAGCCTTTTACTGTAAAGAATAAGATGACTATTGGCCGACTAAATTCTATACTTACTGGAAGCAATTTCAGAGCTTTTTGGGAATTCAAAGTGAGGCTTGCATCTGTACTAATCACCACTTACTGGGTCCATCTAAATCTTAACTGTTAATAAATCCAAGAAGTTgcccacatttttcattttctgaaattacGTCACACACTAAATCAGTTAAAATTAGGAAGCAGCCCATAAGACAGAATTTTGGGGTAAGGTGGATAAGCAGAAATCTGGCTGTGGGGGAAATTTTGTTCTTGATCAAAGTTGAATCtacaattaaaatgttatttgagGCTCCATTCAGACTGCCAGCACTAGTTTTCCTTACAGCATATCCTCTATACCAGACCAGTTTATAAACTTTAAATCTACACGAAAAGTCACACGTGCTTATTATATAAAAAGAATGTTCATTTTGGAGTGAAGAAGAGATAAAGCATATTTACATTCTATCCTCACTCCTCCATAATTTTTACTTACTCTTGCATTCTAAAATGCTGTcccactagaccagtggttctcagctggggACCATTTTAACGCCCCTGCCCTGACATTTGTCAGCGTCTGGAGGcacatttttggttgtcaggACTGGGGGAGGgtgttactggcatctagtggtaGAGGCCAGAGCTGCTGTTACACATCCTACATGCAATAGTCTTCCCCACAACAAAGATTGAATCTGGCCCCAATTGTCAgtaatgctgaggctgagaatCTGTCAGTCCATTAAAACCAGGTAGGATTATCCACCTTACTTATGGCCACCCTTGCTATACCAATGTTTCTAAAGCACTTAATGGGCATATGGATTACCTGAGGATCTTGCCAAGGCCCTCTACCACTTTTTGGCCTTGGTTTAGACAAGAATATAATTTTGGTGAAATATAATCActaaagttaaaaaggaaaaaaaatcctttttgtcTTCCACTAATTAGGTCAATTATAAACATATCCTAGTATATTTATGACTTAATTAGTAGAAATATGTTAATAGAATTTAAAAGAATTCACTGAAGCACTTTTTGGTCACTTCATTATAGGAAAGCTGTGTCTGAAAAGTATGTATGGAATGGGAATTAGAAGTACTGAATGAtgctttcatatattttcctttaaagtatACAGTTGTTAAAACTAACCTTCAATCATGCAATGAGGAGAGAGACAACTTGGAATCAGAACTCAGTTTATGAAAAGACTGATTTTGAAATCTTATCAGAAAATTGATTCCTGGAAAATGCTTACATTTAAAACACTGGCTTTATTCAAATACTACCCATCTGTACATTAAAAACAAGCAGATTAGAAGTAAATGTTTTATTCTTCCAACTAAATTCCAGTACTACAAGGGCAGTAAAACAATGAtacacgggggtgggggggggaaatGCAGCTATAAACATTCGTTAAAAAGActgatagaataaataaaaactaccaaaaaaaaaaaaaaaaatcccaacaggGAAATCATATAAACCCATTTGAAACCCCAAGAAGTCCTGGAATACAGaaatgccctcctcctccactaGTTCATAGGAAGCACTGTAGGCTATTCGCTTAATAATGTCCTGGGATTACATCCTAAATTATTAACAACTGGTTATAGCTTGGTTGTAGTGCACAATTAAAATCACACTAACTTCATCTGAAGTGTCTTTCTACAGTTTTATTTACACAACCAGTGAAGGGCATGTTCTTAGAATACCAGCTTTAATCCTTTCCAAACATTAATAGAAGCCAAATTGTAATGATACAGCAAAGGAGGCCACTGGCATTAATACAGGTAGCAAAGGTCCACATCCGGGTGGTATTGACATCAAGGAAATTTCCAAATCCGGCTGCTGCCTAAGAGTGGTTGCCACTGACGAAAGCTTGAAATAACCTGTATTCACAGAGGGGTATTGGCATTGCTGCATGTCATAATTGGGACCTCTTGCAACAACTCAACAAGGAACAAGGCAGCCCATAAATGCAGAAAACGTGATTCATGAAACatctaaagggagagaaaaggaaaatgagtgcAAAGTTCAGATCAAAATTTAAACATGCCAAAGCTTCATCCCTAATATACTGCCCTAGATATTTAAGTAAGCAAAAGTAATAAGCCTGAGTAAAATTTTACTGCCTATTTCCTCCAAATTTTTTCTCCTTGATATTGTTAAGTTCTCTTGTGTATgaagataattataataaattataacaaaCATCTCCATAAGATTGTCTTGTATTTGGTTCAAAGGTGAAATACTTACAACTAGCAGGCTGTTCTCCATATCGTCGCATTATCTGATCATGTGTAAACTTCACAAATGCATCATATTGTTCTATAAATAGAGGTAGTTATCAATTACATGATTTGTAAAAATGCCCTCTTAATATATCAAGGCCAGAGAAACTCAAAAGTCcaatatatatagtgaaataatTCTAAGTTGGCACTTAGACACACAACCTCAATAGTAATAGCTTTTCAAATGGAAAGAGCATGGAGCTTAGGAAACCCACATCAGCTGAAATCACACAACCTCATGTATACGCTGGGTGGGGCTTATTTCTTATCAAAAGTAAAGatatttttcctctgaaaattaTTATAAGTAGTCTATGAATGGTAATGTACTGCAATGAGAGGAAACAGGACAAAAAAGCGTagtaaaatatgtaattaatCCAAATATCCACCTGTAACTTAATtagatgccacagaaaaagaTGTTATATAACTAACAAACTCTCTCACCTATGTTAGCACTTTAACTCCCTAATCATGAAGTTTACAATATCAATATCCATTAAATCTGTGGCTTAAAAATCAGGGGGGAAAATCTGATTATGTTAGcacacatattttatttactacacttaaattatcaaattttatggaaaaaaattttctggATAATTAAAAGAATGCAGCAGATTGATAAAATTATGTACACAGTGCCAGTTAAATTTCAAGTCTTCAGACTGATGCAAAATTATCATGAAAGATACAAAGTCAAAAACCTCTTCAAACAATGTGACcaataaagaattaatctccaaaatttacaagcaGCTTATGacaacatcaaaacaaacaatccactcaaaatgggcagaagacctgaacagacatttctccaaagaggacaaacagatggccaatacgcacatgaaaagatgttcaacatggctagttattagagaaatgcaaatcaaaactacaatatcacctcacagtggtcaaaatggctattatcaaaaaatccaaaaaacatgctagaaggtgtggagaaaagagaaggtgtggagaaaagggaacccttctacactgttggtggaatgtaaattggtacagccactatggagaacagtttggaggttccataaaaaagtgaaaatacagctaccatatgaccctgcagtcccactcatgggcatatatctggagaaaaacgtgatctgaaaggatacctgcaccccagtgttcactgcagcactgtttacaagaagacatggaagccacctatatgtccactgacagaggaatggataaagaagatgtggtgtatatatatacaatggagtatgacTCAACCATTAATAAAAGTGAAACAATGTCAttcgcagcaacatggatggatctagagtgtcatactaagtgaagtcagagaaggagaaattatatatatctggaatctaaaaagaaacaatacaaatgaacttataaaacagagagactcacagacttaagaaaatgaacttatgattgctgaggagaaggaaggaagggttagtcactcagtcaagtccaactctttgcaatcccatggactgtagcctgccaggctcctctgttcatgggattttccaggcaagaaaactggagtaggttgccatttccttctccagaggatcttcccaatgcaaggattgaatccacatatcctgcactgcaggcagatttgttactgtctgagctaccagggaagcctgagaagagttagttagggactttggaaaggtcatgtacacactgctatacttaaaatggataaccaacaaggccctattgtatagcacatgaaactctgctcaatgttatgtgccagctcTGATGGGAGGgggggtttggggagaatggatacatgtatatgtatggctgagtcccttcactcttcacctgaaactacctcaaacattgttaatcagctaatACCCCAATACAAGATAAAAGAGTTCAAAGTttggaaaagtaaaataacttaaaaaaaaagaaaaaaggtagaaGCAgaacctaaaaatataaaaaacaaccaagtgttttaaaaaaaaaaaaaacccacaagcaaactgtagccctccaggcttctctgtaaacAGCCAAAGCATAGGGTACTATCAAAAGAAATATCTAGTTTCCTAATATTGCTGCTCATCTACATGGCTAACAAATACTATTTCTTAAAGTCACTAAGGAGGGCCATGAGCTATAGCCAAGTTCATTTCCTTTCTTGAAATTCTCTGGTTCTTAGAGAATATGCCTACCAGTGTATAGAAGGGGTAATTTAATTGATGTGTAAAATGTATATAAGAAAGAATGCATTTCTTTGGATGAGTTTCTGGAAAGACTCTAAAACTCATCTCTTACCTGCAAGTTTTGTGTTCaatatttcttcatattcttctcGAACTTTCTCCTCACGTTCTTTCAATAAACGTTCACAGATCATCCCAACCTGCCGTAGAGTGAATAAGggctgttctttttttaatggtgagGATGTTCCTGATGGAGTCCCTATGTACAACAGGAACAAAAACCTCATCAGATTTAGAGCCATCGTAGAAAAGCATCATCTAACTGAGGTGGTTTCATGTGAGTATTTCCAGTGCTCATATAAAAGCACTTTCGTATCAGTCTTTAGCACAGTATTTCCCTAGTCTTAAATCAGGTTTAATCCTATCAGCTTACAACTTTGGAAAGACACAGCAAGATGTATGCCATCAAATATAAGGGGGGGAAATGTGAAGGTGAGTTGAGAGAATaacaaaatacaaacaataaattttttggttttaaattaattattagcTACGAGAgactttgtaaaaataaatactgaGAATATATTCCTAATATTCAACATTAAATTTTACAGTTCAGCATCCTTAAAGACTATTAATGTAGCAGCCACTTATACAGTGATAGATTTCTTCAGAATGCACTCCTCTTGAAGTATTTACTTAGGgtacttttattttccaaaaacatcattcttcttttcttgaaaagaacatctgaaattaatattttttagaacTCAGGGTTATGACAGTCACTCAAGATAACACTGCTGCAAGTATTCTATAAACAGAAATACACAGATTTGCTATCAATTGTTTGTCCTGTTTATCTGCCCCAATTCCTCTTTATACCTGCTCTTTACTAACTTGATGGCTGGGACTAGTTAACTGAGTATGTTTGTCCTGTGTCCAGCATCAGCTGTTAACAGAATACCAGAATTCTTGTGTACTGATATACAAGAATAAAGCATACCAGCTTTAGTCCACAGCTACCAAACTAAGACTATCTTTACTTACTTTCAAAATCTCAGCTTTGCTGAGGCTGCCAGTTAATTGATTTTATAAGAAGTAAGCTGACAAATGAGAGGAGCTTGCTTTCCCACGATACAATCCTGTCTCTACCCTTACCTCCCCTTACCAAATTTCACCAACTTATCCCCTTCAcgtgggagtcccttggacagcacagatatcaaaccagtcaatcctaaaggaaatcagtcctaaatattcactggaaaaatggctgctgaagctgtaactccaacactttggccacctgatgcgaagaactgagtcactggaaaagaccgtgatgctgggaaagactgaaggcaggagaaggggacgacagaggataagatggctggatggccatcaccgactcgatggacatgagtttgagcaagctctagaattggtgatggacagggaagcctggtgtgctacagtccatggggttggaacagttggactgagtgactgaactgactgaaaattttaagtgtatttgCAAACTATCCTCTCCAATAAAAGGTAGGTAAAAACAGATGTAGCATCAAAATAATCAACCTTTAGGCATTATCCTAAAAGACAAGTGTGTGTGAGGGTGCATGTTCAGGGACATTTTTGGTAATAGAAATTTCAAGTCtatcattattaaataattatgggAAATCCATAGAATGCAGTCTTTAGCTAAGGCAAAGTATATCTATACCTGACAGAGAAGCATatggctgtatttttttttttttctttaatagaggCTACGAATCATAGTAGCATTTATGGGGAAGTCCACTTAGGGGATGTTACCTACAGATGGCTGTCTTTGAGTCATGGGAATCCAAGTGGCTATTACCTTTTTTGTACCATATTTTTAAGAGATTATGAGTTACCTGTAtaaatgttttttcaaaaatcaaGGAGAAATAGGAGCTTGATGACTAAAGgcaatttgttttcctttttcccataCTAAGTAACATTTCCTTTCACACTTATCAATTCTTTTATTACCTGGTGAACCTGGTCCACTGAGGAGAAATGCGTGTGGCTGTGCATCAGAAGTACAACATGGATCTGTCTGTTGAAAACTAGTTTCTAAATGTTTTCTCTTCTGCATGCGCTTATACTCTTGTTTTATGTTGTATAGAATttgttctagaagaaaaaaagtcaaaatttggCAAGACAACactttcaagttaaaaaatagGTTGGGTTCTACTGAAAATATTCTCTTCAAATATCTAGAAAACTTATGTTTTGGGAGGAATTCATTTCAGCATAATGGGAACACTCAATCAGAaataacacatacacaccatCTGGAATCCAGCTATTCCAAAATGCCATTCTTTCTGAGCActcattagtttaaaaaaaaaaaataagtttttcatTCAATGGTAAAGATAAGGGAGTCTGAACTGAAACATGTATTTCACTCATATTCTAAGAGTATCAGACTCAAAGGTCATTTATTCACCACACAGAACTATTAAACAGGCTTTTCCAAGACCATAAATAATCAGAAGCAGGGAGAAGTATGTAAAATACAGGTACACAAGAGTGAGAGGTGACAGCAATATGTCAGCAAAATGACCGAGTTGTTAGGAACTAAAAAACCATTATACATTAAGCGGCCATGGCCATTAATATTAAGCTCAACAGAACTGATGAGTATCACAGTCTTAGCAGCAAAGTTCTGTCCTATATCTTTGGGGTAAAAACCCATGTAAAGTGATTGGTATATCACTCATTAAAAGATGATTAATTAAAAACCACTACACTACAGTGCCACCCTCTTGAACCACGACCATCAAATGAGGAATGAAAAAGCAGCAGCATATCCTTTAGGCCAGTATGATAAGTTTCAGAAGACTTCTAATTCAAAATAGTGACAGTTAGCCAGCCTCTTCAGAAAAtccctgaggttctcactccctCCAAACAGACTTTCTTACCACCACCATAGTTCTTAAATTCATAGGATATCCATGGGAAACTACATCCCAGGGAGCGTGTTATTCCCGACccaaagcaaaagtaaacaaaaataacaggcaataaaatgttttgtaaatataATGGAGTGTAATTCCACACCATTCTAAAatgatgcaattttaaaatgaactgaaatgcaCCTGAAGGCTAAAGAtttatgtaaaatgaaaacaatcctTTTTGGAAAAGTTAATACTAGAAGTTGTTTTTAGGTATACACTTAAatctcacttctcttttctcagtttaATTTCCCCAGTAAGAACTTTTAGAGCTTTTGAGAGATAGACTGTGAGGGGTATCAATCAGTCCCTTAAGCATTTAGATTCTGCCAGTTTCATTActataaataaaagcaattaaaaaataaagttttgcaaataaaataaaaattttttaaatgtcttgcaAGAGACATCTAGTGAAGAgtccatttatgtaaaattttgtgTGTAAacaaatctgttttaaatatacatgAATACAAAAATCACGCATTGGAATGACTAACCTCAGGATGGTTGTTTGAATGTCTATAACATTTCTC
The nucleotide sequence above comes from Bubalus bubalis isolate 160015118507 breed Murrah chromosome 10, NDDB_SH_1, whole genome shotgun sequence. Encoded proteins:
- the AKIRIN2 gene encoding akirin-2 isoform X2, which produces MACGATLKRTLDFDPLLSPASPKRRRCAPLSAPTSAAATPSSAAAATAASFSAAAASPQKYLRMEPSPFGDVASRLTTEQILYNIKQEYKRMQKRKHLETSFQQTDPCCTSDAQPHAFLLSGPGSPGTPSGTSSPLKKEQPLFTLRQVGMICERLLKEREEKVREEYEEILNTKLADVS
- the AKIRIN2 gene encoding akirin-2 isoform X1, with the translated sequence MACGATLKRTLDFDPLLSPASPKRRRCAPLSAPTSAAATPSSAAAATAASFSAAAASPQKYLRMEPSPFGDVASRLTTEQILYNIKQEYKRMQKRKHLETSFQQTDPCCTSDAQPHAFLLSGPGSPGTPSGTSSPLKKEQPLFTLRQVGMICERLLKEREEKVREEYEEILNTKLAEQYDAFVKFTHDQIMRRYGEQPASYVS